Below is a genomic region from bacterium.
GGGAACCGGGCCGGCCCTCCTCGCCGGCGGCGGCACCGGAATCGCCTCTCTCTACGAGCTCGCGCGCGCCCTCGCTGCGCAGGGTCGGGAGACCGTCGTCATGCTCGGTGCGCGAGGCGAGCAGGACCTGATCGGACGGGGCGACTTCGCGGCCCTCGCGACCGAGGGCATCGAGCTGGTCTGCGCGACCGAGGACGGGAGCGTGGGCGTGGCGGGCTTCGTCACGGTGCCCCTCGGCGAGCGTCTCGCCGCGGCGGGCGCCGAGGCGACGGTCTTCGCCGTCGGCCCGACGCCGATGATGCGTGCCTGCGCGGATCTCGCGGCAGCGGCGGGAGCGCCTTGCCTCGTCTCCCTCGAGAATCCGATGGCCTGCGGCTTCGGCGTCTGTCTCGGCTGCGCGGCGCCCCGCGCAGAAGGCGGCTTCTCGCTCGTCTGCAAGGCGGGCCCGGTCTTCGATGCCCGGGAGATCGCCTGGGAGGGACTGCCGTGAACGTGGCCGACGTCGATCCTCGCGTCGAGCTCGCCGGCATCCCCCTGCGCAACGCCGTCCTGACGGCGAGCGGGACCTTCGGCTACGGAACCGAGTTCGCGCCCTTTCTCGATCTCGAGAAGATCGGCGGCTTCGTGGCGAAGAGCCTGACCCTGGAGCCGCGCTTCGGAAATCCGCCGCCCCGGATCGGCGAGACGCCGAGCGGAATGCTGAACGCCATCAGCATCGAGAACGTCGGGGTGAAGGCCTTCCTCGAGGAGAAGCTCCCCGCACTTCCGGCGGGCGTGGTCGTGATCGCGAGCGCCTTCGGCACCGCACCCGAGCAGTACGCCGAGCTCGCCGCCCGGGTGTCGCCCCATCCGCGGATCGCCGGGATCGAGATCAACGCGTCGTGCCCCCACGTGAAGGCGGGCGGGATCGAGTTCGGCCAGGACCCGCAGCTGCTCGGCGAGCTCGTGCGCACGGTCCGCGCGGCGACCGAGGGACCGCTCCTGGTGAAGCTCTCGCCGAACGTCACGCGGATCGCCGACATGGCGAAGGTCTGCGAGGACGAGGGCGCCGACGGCATCTCCCTGATCAATGCGGTCCAGGCGATGGAGATCGACGTGCGGACGCGCAAGCCGATCCTGTCGAACGTGCTCGGCGGCCTGAGCGGTCCGGCCATCCGACCGATCGCTCTACGCATGGTCTACCAGGCGGCCCAGGTCGTGAACATCCCGATCTGCGGCATCGGCGGCATCAGCCACGCCGAGGACGCCGTCAAGTTCCTTCTCTGCGGGGCCTCCGCGATCCAGGTCGGGACCCTCAACTACCTGGAGCCCGGCGCCGCCGAACGGATCGCGCAGGGGATCGCGCAGTACGCCGCCGACCACGGCTTCGCGCGCGTGGCCGACCTGACCGGCGCCCTCGAGCTCGGCTGAGCCCCCTCGCTGCGCCGGCTTTCCCCGGGGTATAGGATTCGAGAAGTGGCCGAAGTTGCCATTCCTCGCACCTTCCTATAATTTGCGCGGGCTTTCGAGGCGCCCTGCGCCTGGAAGGTGAAAGCTTTTCGGGTCGATCGATCGACGGAATCCCTCTCGGGGGGCGCCCGAGGTCGATGGGAACCAACCGGGAAAGTGGGCGTTTCGTCCGCTTTTTTTCGTTTTGGCGCCTGGGTTTACGCGATCTCGCCGAGAAGCGCGAAAGAAGTGCTGATGCCGGGTCAGGTGGTGGGGTCCGGACCGACGAGGGAGGAAGGAAGCGATCTATCGAGACATCCCGGAGGAGCTGCGCGCGATGATCGAGCCGGTCGTGGACGAGCACGGCTGTGAGCTCGTCGACGTCGAGGTGGCCCGCAACCGAGGGCAGGGACTGCTGCGGATCACCGTGGACTCCCCGAGTGCCGACGGGCGGGTGCCGATCGACCGATGCGTGGCGATTTCGCGGGAAGTCGAGACGTTGCTCGATGCGGCCGACGCCATGACCGGCGCGTACCAGCTCGAGGTCTCGTCCCCCGGACTCGATCGATTGCTCGGAAGAGAAAAGGACTTCGTTTCGGCGGTGGGGCAGGAGCTCAAGCTCCGGACGAGGCGTCCCTTCGAGGGGCGAAAGCGATTTCGAGGACGGTTGCTCGCCGTGGACACGCAGCGCGAGCCGGCCGTTCTCCAGATGGACGTCGATGGCGAGTCGTTCGCGATTCCCTTCGACGAGGTCGAGAAGGCCAACACGATCTACGAGTTCACGAGCGCGGATTTCGGGAAGCAGGGAGGCGAGAAGCCGGGCCCGCGGACGTCGCACCGCAAACGCCAGAACCGCCAGAACGGCCGGAACGGAAAGAAGCGCTCGGGGAAGGCCAAGCCTCAGAGCCGAGGCCAGGTGGAGAAATCATGATTGGGATGAACCTCAAGCGGGAAATCGATCAGATCGCCAAGGACAAGGGGATCGACCCGAACGAGATCACGGAAGCGCTCGAAGAGGCGATGCTCCAGGCCGCGCGCAAGCGCTTCGGCCAGGAGAAGGAGATCGAGTCTCGCTACAACGACGAGATCGGCGAGGTCGAGCTCTTCGAGTTCCGCGAGGTCGTCACCGAGATCACGGATCCGGACAGCCAGATCCTGATCGCCGAGGCCCAGCGCGACTACGATCCGGACGTCGAAGAGGGCGACGAGATCGGCGTGAAGCTCGACACGACGGACTTCGGCCGGATTCTCGCCCAGGCCGCGAAGCAGGTCATCATCCAGAAGATCCGGGACGCCGAGCGCGACAACACCTTCGATGAATACCAGGACCGCCAGGGCGAGGTCGTGAACGGCATCGTCCGCCGCTTCGAGAAGGGCGCCATCATCGTCGACCTCGGCCGCGCCGAGGCGGTGATTCCGCCGAAGGAGCAGGTTCCGCGCGAGAGTTACCGGCCCGGCGACCGCGTCCGCGCGTACGTCGTCGAGGTGAACAAGGTCGCGAAGGGCCCGCAGATCGTGCTCTCTCGCGCGAACATGGAATTCCTCGTGAAGCTCTTCGAGCAGGAAGTGCCGGAGATGTACGAGAAGATCGTGTCGATCGAGTCCGCCGCGCGAGAGCCCGGCGGGCGGTCGAAGATCGCGGTCGTGTCCCGGGACGGCGACGTCGACCCGGTCGGCGCGTGCGTCGGTATGAAGGGAAGCCGCGTCCAGGCGGTCGTCCAGGAGCTGCGCGGCGAGCGGATCGACATCGTGCCGT
It encodes:
- the nusA gene encoding transcription termination factor NusA yields the protein MIGMNLKREIDQIAKDKGIDPNEITEALEEAMLQAARKRFGQEKEIESRYNDEIGEVELFEFREVVTEITDPDSQILIAEAQRDYDPDVEEGDEIGVKLDTTDFGRILAQAAKQVIIQKIRDAERDNTFDEYQDRQGEVVNGIVRRFEKGAIIVDLGRAEAVIPPKEQVPRESYRPGDRVRAYVVEVNKVAKGPQIVLSRANMEFLVKLFEQEVPEMYEKIVSIESAAREPGGRSKIAVVSRDGDVDPVGACVGMKGSRVQAVVQELRGERIDIVPWSDDPARYVCSALSPAAVSKVIIDEAQQAMDVIVPDDQLSLAIGRRGQNVRLAVQLTGWKIDIKSETKMREIAEWLARAVAAVEGCGEPEAELLLQQGITSLEDLSECAVEVLTQLPGIDEDGAASIKAKAAELVSVKAAEDEERAQREAEEIERQRAEAEAVAAAGPPDGEPRTPPSGPAATRGEE
- a CDS encoding ribosome maturation factor RimP, with protein sequence MIEPVVDEHGCELVDVEVARNRGQGLLRITVDSPSADGRVPIDRCVAISREVETLLDAADAMTGAYQLEVSSPGLDRLLGREKDFVSAVGQELKLRTRRPFEGRKRFRGRLLAVDTQREPAVLQMDVDGESFAIPFDEVEKANTIYEFTSADFGKQGGEKPGPRTSHRKRQNRQNGRNGKKRSGKAKPQSRGQVEKS
- a CDS encoding dihydroorotate dehydrogenase translates to MADVDPRVELAGIPLRNAVLTASGTFGYGTEFAPFLDLEKIGGFVAKSLTLEPRFGNPPPRIGETPSGMLNAISIENVGVKAFLEEKLPALPAGVVVIASAFGTAPEQYAELAARVSPHPRIAGIEINASCPHVKAGGIEFGQDPQLLGELVRTVRAATEGPLLVKLSPNVTRIADMAKVCEDEGADGISLINAVQAMEIDVRTRKPILSNVLGGLSGPAIRPIALRMVYQAAQVVNIPICGIGGISHAEDAVKFLLCGASAIQVGTLNYLEPGAAERIAQGIAQYAADHGFARVADLTGALELG
- a CDS encoding dihydroorotate dehydrogenase electron transfer subunit yields the protein MSANGPIVSSVPAAHAPIRGHGEVVSNVVDGNGRKLRLRVEGWPGASPGQFVMVGAGPESSVPRRDPLLPRPMAVFRDLGPDGEATREVELLYRVVGRGTTLLAEAEEGDTVSIVGPLGESFPVDGGTGPALLAGGGTGIASLYELARALAAQGRETVVMLGARGEQDLIGRGDFAALATEGIELVCATEDGSVGVAGFVTVPLGERLAAAGAEATVFAVGPTPMMRACADLAAAAGAPCLVSLENPMACGFGVCLGCAAPRAEGGFSLVCKAGPVFDAREIAWEGLP